A segment of the Desulfovermiculus halophilus DSM 18834 genome:
TGGCCGATTCTATTCTTCTGGAAAGAAAGCTTTTGCAACGATCCGTTGAAATCCTAAAAAAGGTTAAGGGGACAACACTCGAGATTCGACAGACACATCCATTCCACTGTGATGCCGATACATCATTTGTGTCAAGCGGGACATCCTGTAAGGGGCTTATGGAGCTTGGGGAACCAAACCCGGACGTGCATTTTTATGCAGATATGGGCAAGGTGCGGATAATGCGCTCACTTCCTGAAGCCTCAGAGCAACTCCTTTCATCTTTCAAGTCAAAGCTCCGGAGTCAAATTCGGAAACCTATCAGAGAAGGTCTGCGCGCAGCGATTGGAGGACAGGAACTCCTAACAGGATTTTATGATGTATTCAGCATCAATATGCGCGATTTGGGTTCTCCTGTTCACTCAAAAAAATTTTTCACCTGCCTTCTGAATGAGTTTCGGGAACAGACAAAAATATTCCTGGTTTTTAAAGGCGATCAGCCTGTGGCTGGAAGCTTGGTGCTTGGATTTCAGAACATCCTGTCTAATCCGTGGGCATCGTCACTTAAAAAATACAGTCGATTAAGTCCTAATATGCTTTTGTACTGGACTATGCTCGAATATGCCTGTTACCGCCGACACACACCGGACC
Coding sequences within it:
- a CDS encoding GNAT family N-acetyltransferase, whose product is MEKSVKYIMNIDTYAWDKYVYAHPHGSIYHLSGWKNVIEAAYGHKPHYLIASSQSENSSNCSDYTIAGILPLVQLKNWFFGNSLISLPYVDAAGVLADSILLERKLLQRSVEILKKVKGTTLEIRQTHPFHCDADTSFVSSGTSCKGLMELGEPNPDVHFYADMGKVRIMRSLPEASEQLLSSFKSKLRSQIRKPIREGLRAAIGGQELLTGFYDVFSINMRDLGSPVHSKKFFTCLLNEFREQTKIFLVFKGDQPVAGSLVLGFQNILSNPWASSLKKYSRLSPNMLLYWTMLEYACYRRHTPDPPMPGFKETHSATC